TTTGTCTTGGACGACGGCATCGTAAAGCGCCTGGATGTTGTCCGGGCGGATCATCGGGCGGGCGCAGTCGTGGATGAACACGTAGTCGACGAGCAGGGAAACGGCGCTCAGGCCGTTGAAAACGGAGTCCTGCCGCTCTTTGCCGCCAGGAACCCAATCAATGTTCCAGTGCTCGATATCGCTTTCGCCAAGGGCTTTGGCCAGTGCGATGCGCTGCTCTTTGTCGCGGTACACAATGACGGCGTGGTCGATGAGCCCGCTGTCGGCAAAAGCCTTGATGGAATGCCAGAAGACCGGCCGCCCACCAAGCTGGGTCAACACCTTGTCGGACACCTGACCGCGCATTCGCGTGCCGCTCCCGGCGCAAAGAAATATCGCTGCGTTTGCCATAATGTAATTTAAGGAAAACGCAGTAGCATGCCATGGGCCACCTCAAGGGCAACTCTTTAACCGAGAAAGGGGCGGGTCTGGCAGAGGCGTGATTTATTTGTATTGGTGGCGGCCGGTATCCCTACCGGCCAGAGGCGAGTTCGAATAGATTGAATCGGTCCGCGCTGAGCTTTATCCGCAAATGGTGGCTTATTGAAAACAATTTGCTTTCAGCCTAAATCCTGCCCGGTGGGGATCACCGCTTAGCGGGACAGGCACTGGCCGCTACCTTAGTGGATTGCTCTTCAATCACTGAACTTCTCGTCGAACAGCTCGTCCATGTAGGCGAAGGCGCGCTTGGCGGAGAGGGCGTTGTATTCGGCTTTGCCGGGCATGTTAGCGTGCGGGTCGGTGAAGGAGTGAACGGTGTTGCTGAACTGCACGAGCTGCCAGTCGACGTCGGTTTCCATCATCGCGGCAACGAATGCCTGCACGTCACTTTGCGGCACAAAGGGATCGTCCGCGCCGTGGAGCACGAGTACGCTGCCTTGGATGTTGCCGGAGTCGACCGCGAGCGTCGGGGAGGCGAGGTCACCGTGGAAGGAGACAACCGCGTCGAGGTCGGCACCGCTGCGGGCGAGCTCCAGCACCGTGCCGCCACCGAAGCAAAAGCCAATGGCCGCCGTCTGGCTTTTGTTGATCGGCGCTTCTTGCGCGAGCAGCACATTGAGCGCTTTCTGAGCACGGGCCCGCATCATGTCGCGGTCGGCGCGGACCGTGCCAGCGGCCTTACCGGCTTCGGACGAATTTTGCGGACGCACATCGACGCCATACATGTCGGCCACGAAAAAGACGTAATCGTCGTCAGCGAGTTTTTTAGCCTTCTCGATGGAGGCGTCGGTCACACCCATCCAGTTGGGGACCATCAGCACGGCGGGCGCGGGTTCATCGATGTCGTCATCGTAAACGAGCACGCCCTCGAACTGCACGCCGTCGAGCGTGTAGGGCACTTTCTTTTCGATGATTTCGGCCGAGGCAACTTGCGTGACGAGCAGTGCGGCGAGGGTGAGCGCGAGTAGTGTTTTCATGCTGTTACCTTGAATGCGCATTGGGGAAATTTCAAACCCGCGCGCGCATTACTTGGTCGGCTCGGTCGCGTCCTTGAGCGGCGGCTCGGGATCGCGCTTCTGCCAGTAGCGGC
This is a stretch of genomic DNA from Cerasicoccus sp. TK19100. It encodes these proteins:
- the ispD gene encoding 2-C-methyl-D-erythritol 4-phosphate cytidylyltransferase, which gives rise to MANAAIFLCAGSGTRMRGQVSDKVLTQLGGRPVFWHSIKAFADSGLIDHAVIVYRDKEQRIALAKALGESDIEHWNIDWVPGGKERQDSVFNGLSAVSLLVDYVFIHDCARPMIRPDNIQALYDAVVQDKAAVLAHRVADTIKRAAGSQRKTTRRNLKDVPRSNLWAMETPQVFHRESILEAYRRLRLDNESVTDDTAAVSREGHKVTLVENPHPNPKLTTPADLPYLEFLLQQKDS
- a CDS encoding dienelactone hydrolase family protein; amino-acid sequence: MKTLLALTLAALLVTQVASAEIIEKKVPYTLDGVQFEGVLVYDDDIDEPAPAVLMVPNWMGVTDASIEKAKKLADDDYVFFVADMYGVDVRPQNSSEAGKAAGTVRADRDMMRARAQKALNVLLAQEAPINKSQTAAIGFCFGGGTVLELARSGADLDAVVSFHGDLASPTLAVDSGNIQGSVLVLHGADDPFVPQSDVQAFVAAMMETDVDWQLVQFSNTVHSFTDPHANMPGKAEYNALSAKRAFAYMDELFDEKFSD